The following are from one region of the Acomys russatus chromosome 32, mAcoRus1.1, whole genome shotgun sequence genome:
- the Hemk1 gene encoding MTRF1L release factor glutamine methyltransferase isoform X1: MKLWGRILWTFLSGPRGRRGVPQGWACNSRKPYSCLAGLLNATEMVSHWTKVFEERGIPEPRESSEYIVAHVLGAKTFQSLRPELWTKPLTPQQLECIQELCSHRLQRMPVQYILGEWDFQGLSLKMVPPVFIPRPETEELVGWVLEEVAQRPPAVGAQGGPLILEVGCGSGAIALSLLSQLPKSQVVAVDKAEAAVSLTRENAQRLQVQDRIRIIPLDVTSEGCWTQLLPWGPVDLVVSNPPYIFHKDMEQLAPEICSYEDLVALDGGEEGMDIITHILTLAPRLLNASGSIFLEVDPRHPELVGSWLRSRPDLHLSLAAVRKDFCGRPRFLHIQKSAS; encoded by the exons ATGAAGCTTTGGGGCCGAATACTTTGGACCTTCCTATCTGGTCCCAGGGGCAGGAGGGGAGTCCCCCAGGGCTGGGCCTGCAACTCACGGAAGCCTTACTCATGTCTGGCTGGGCTGTTGAATGCCACAGAGATGGTCAGCCACTGGACGAAGGTCTTTGAGGAAAGAGGTATCCCAGAGCCCCGGGAATCCAGTGAGTACATCGTGGCTCATGTCCTTGGAGCCAAAACA TTTCAGAGCCTGAGACCAGAACTTTGGACCAAGCCACTGACCCCTCAACAACTGGAGTGCATCCAGGAGCTATGTAGCCATCGGTTACAGAG GATGCCGGTGCAGTATATCCTTGGGGAGTGGGACTTCCAGGGCCTGAGTCTGAAGATGGTACCCCCAGTGTTCATTCCTCGGCCAGAGACAGAA gaaCTGGTTGGCTGGGTTTTAGAGGAAGTGGCCCAGAGGCCCCCTGCAGTGGGAGCCCAAGGTGGTCCCCTCATTCTGGAGGTGGGCTGTGGATCAGGAGCCATTGCCCTCAGCCTGCTAAGCCAGCTCCCCAAG AGTCAAGTCGTTGCTGTGGATAAGGCAGAAGCTGCTGTTAGCCTCACCCGTGAGAATGCTCAGAG gcttcaGGTGCAGGACAGGATTCGGATCATCCCTCTTGACGTCACATCAG AGGGGTGCTGGACACAGCTTCTACCCTGGGGCCCCGTGGACTTGGTGGTCAGCAACCCTCCCTACATCTTCCACAAGGACATGGAACAACTGGCTCCAGAGATCTGCAG TTATGAAGACCTGGTGGCCCTGGATGGTGGTGAGGAAGGCATGGACATCATTACCCACATCTTGACCTTGGCACCCCGGCTCTTGAATGCCTCTGG AAGTATCTTCTTAGAAGTGGACCCAAGGCACCCGGAGCTTGTCGGCAGCTGGCTTCGGAGCCGGCCTGACCTGCACCTTAGTCTTGCGGCTGTACGTAAAGACTTCTGTGGCAG GCCCCGGTTCCTGCATATCCAGAAGTCTGCATCATAG
- the Hemk1 gene encoding MTRF1L release factor glutamine methyltransferase isoform X2: MPQRWSATGRRSLRKEVSQSPGNPFQSLRPELWTKPLTPQQLECIQELCSHRLQRMPVQYILGEWDFQGLSLKMVPPVFIPRPETEELVGWVLEEVAQRPPAVGAQGGPLILEVGCGSGAIALSLLSQLPKSQVVAVDKAEAAVSLTRENAQRLQVQDRIRIIPLDVTSEGCWTQLLPWGPVDLVVSNPPYIFHKDMEQLAPEICSYEDLVALDGGEEGMDIITHILTLAPRLLNASGSIFLEVDPRHPELVGSWLRSRPDLHLSLAAVRKDFCGRPRFLHIQKSAS; the protein is encoded by the exons ATGCCACAGAGATGGTCAGCCACTGGACGAAGGTCTTTGAGGAAAGAGGTATCCCAGAGCCCCGGGAATCCA TTTCAGAGCCTGAGACCAGAACTTTGGACCAAGCCACTGACCCCTCAACAACTGGAGTGCATCCAGGAGCTATGTAGCCATCGGTTACAGAG GATGCCGGTGCAGTATATCCTTGGGGAGTGGGACTTCCAGGGCCTGAGTCTGAAGATGGTACCCCCAGTGTTCATTCCTCGGCCAGAGACAGAA gaaCTGGTTGGCTGGGTTTTAGAGGAAGTGGCCCAGAGGCCCCCTGCAGTGGGAGCCCAAGGTGGTCCCCTCATTCTGGAGGTGGGCTGTGGATCAGGAGCCATTGCCCTCAGCCTGCTAAGCCAGCTCCCCAAG AGTCAAGTCGTTGCTGTGGATAAGGCAGAAGCTGCTGTTAGCCTCACCCGTGAGAATGCTCAGAG gcttcaGGTGCAGGACAGGATTCGGATCATCCCTCTTGACGTCACATCAG AGGGGTGCTGGACACAGCTTCTACCCTGGGGCCCCGTGGACTTGGTGGTCAGCAACCCTCCCTACATCTTCCACAAGGACATGGAACAACTGGCTCCAGAGATCTGCAG TTATGAAGACCTGGTGGCCCTGGATGGTGGTGAGGAAGGCATGGACATCATTACCCACATCTTGACCTTGGCACCCCGGCTCTTGAATGCCTCTGG AAGTATCTTCTTAGAAGTGGACCCAAGGCACCCGGAGCTTGTCGGCAGCTGGCTTCGGAGCCGGCCTGACCTGCACCTTAGTCTTGCGGCTGTACGTAAAGACTTCTGTGGCAG GCCCCGGTTCCTGCATATCCAGAAGTCTGCATCATAG